GTCGATAGCCGGGACCTTCGCCGCGCCGGTGGCGCGATCACGCGCGCGGGGCCACGCGCGGACAAGACGGGCGGGACCCGTGGGCTCGACTCCGCGGGTCACGGCGACGCCGGCGGGCTCAGCGCGCGGGCGTAGGCGGCGGGGCGGGGGCGCAGGAGCGCGCGGCAGCGGCAGCCGGTCGGCTCGTCGAGCCGATCGAGCAGCGACAGCTCGAGGGTGGCCGCGACCGCGGGCAGCGTCTCCAGATAGAGGCGGTCCAGCGTGACCGTGGGGTCCTCGGGCTCGAGCCCGGTGCCCCAGTTCGACACGACGTGGTAGTAGAGGAGATGCATCCCGCAGACGCGGGCGAGTACCGGGCTCACGCAGTCGCCGGTGATGATGGGTGTGCCGGTGAGCCGCCCGTAGGCCTCGAGCTCCCGGCAGGTCGCCAGTGACTCGAAGCCGTTGCCGGCGAGCCAGCGGTTGAGGATGACGCCGGCCTCGTGGCCGTGGACACGGCGGAAACGGAACCCCGGCAGGCGCTCCACCGCGTCGCCGAGCGCCTGGGCCAGGGGCGGGCAGAAGGGGTCGTCCATGATGGCGACCTGGCGCGGGAGGCAGAACTCGAGCTCCGTGCCCGGCAGGCCGGTCGGCATGGTGTCTCGGGCGAGGTAGCTCCGGGGGAGGACGAGGTCGCCCGGCCGGACCGCCGTCTCGTCGGCGGGCGCGCGCCGCCAGTCGCAGCTCCCGCTCGTCCCGCCCACCAGCAGGACCCGTACCCCCGCCTTCCAGAGGATCCAGAACGTCTTCCACTCGCTCCCGCGGAGGAGCGGATCCTCGTCCACGACCTGGCCGTAGCTCGGAACGCGGAGGAACTCCCGCCCGCTCGGCGTCCGGTAATGCTCCACCTGCGGCCCGAGCCCGTAGGGGGTCGGCGGGCGGCCCACCCCGAGCCGCCGGTGCCCGAGCGTTGCGGCGAGCTCGTGAAAGGCGTCGCCGAGTCCCCAGGTCGGGCTCCCGCCGAGGGTCGCGGCCGGCGCGGCGGGGCCCTCGTAGGTGACGCTCGGGTCCACCCGGCAGAGACAGGCGTGCATGCCCGCGTCAGCCGCGCTCGTGGACGGCGTGCTGCCAGTCGAGCCGCCGGCCGAGGACATGGACCACGGTGTAGACGATGAAGGACAGCAGTGCGGCCAGGAGCGCGACGGCGTAGACCTGGTCGCCTCGGTACTGCTGCATGGCCCGATTGATGATGTAGCCGAGCCCGGATGAGGAGATCATCCACTCGGCCGCGATGGCCACGATGATGCTGCCGCTCCCGGTGATCTCCTGAGCGGAGACGATGTAGGGCAGAGCGTAGGGCAGCCGCACGTGGAGGAAGGTCTCGGCGCCGCTGGCGCTGAGGATCCGCATCCGGTCCAGCACCACCCGGTCTGCGGCCAGGAGGCCGCGGTACGTGTTCACCAGCACCGGGAAGAAACCGGCCAGGACGACGATGGTGACCTTGGAGCCGAGCGTGTCGCCGAAGGCCAGGACGAGGACGGTGACGAGCGCGACGTACGGCACGTTGCGCAGGGTGATGGCGACGGGCATGACCACCTGCCGGCCGCTCGGCACGGCGACGAAGAGCGCGGCCAGTCCGATGCCGACGACGTTGGCGAGGACGAAGCCCAGGGCGGCGACCTTGAGCGTTTCCAGCAGGTGGACCGTGATGAACGAGTGCTCCGTCACCAGTGTGTGGAGCACCCGTTCCGGACGCGGGATGACGAAGGCCGGCAGTC
The sequence above is drawn from the Candidatus Methylomirabilota bacterium genome and encodes:
- a CDS encoding ABC transporter permease; translated protein: MIARLGRALLSVLMPLGSILALWYLAILLSGLPAFVIPRPERVLHTLVTEHSFITVHLLETLKVAALGFVLANVVGIGLAALFVAVPSGRQVVMPVAITLRNVPYVALVTVLVLAFGDTLGSKVTIVVLAGFFPVLVNTYRGLLAADRVVLDRMRILSASGAETFLHVRLPYALPYIVSAQEITGSGSIIVAIAAEWMISSSGLGYIINRAMQQYRGDQVYAVALLAALLSFIVYTVVHVLGRRLDWQHAVHERG